The following proteins come from a genomic window of Hymenobacter canadensis:
- the aroB gene encoding 3-dehydroquinate synthase has translation MLRRPAISQVFVLTDANTGRLCYPLLAPYLPEQHIVIELPAGEEAKTLASCETVWNALTEHRADRFAILVNLGGGVITDLGGFCAALYKRGIRFVQVPTTLLAQVDASVGGKTGVDFLGFKNQLGVFQEPAGVFIEPRFLQTLDPRQLKSGYAEIVKHSLIADAAAFEEQRRTGMFVDDWTATIEASVALKQRIVAQDPLEAGPRKLLNFGHTVGHALESYLLTQPGREILHGEAVAAGMICEAWLSVQRGLLSAAELDQVETFLFSVFEKVHFVSLETDAIAEYALQDKKNSGSVINCTLLEGIGRGVYDQPVTLHDVAESLRYYHRL, from the coding sequence ATGCTGCGTCGGCCGGCTATAAGCCAGGTTTTTGTGCTCACTGATGCCAACACCGGGCGCCTGTGCTACCCCCTGCTGGCTCCCTATCTGCCTGAGCAACATATCGTAATAGAGCTGCCGGCGGGCGAGGAAGCCAAAACCCTGGCATCGTGTGAAACCGTCTGGAACGCGCTGACCGAACACCGGGCCGACCGGTTTGCGATACTGGTGAACCTGGGTGGCGGCGTCATTACCGATCTGGGCGGCTTCTGCGCGGCCCTCTACAAGCGGGGTATCCGGTTTGTGCAGGTACCCACCACGCTGCTGGCGCAGGTAGATGCCAGCGTCGGCGGCAAAACCGGCGTCGATTTCCTCGGCTTTAAAAACCAGCTAGGCGTATTTCAGGAGCCGGCGGGCGTGTTCATCGAGCCGCGCTTCCTGCAAACACTCGACCCACGGCAGCTGAAATCGGGCTACGCCGAAATCGTGAAGCACAGCCTAATTGCCGATGCCGCCGCCTTCGAGGAGCAGCGCCGCACCGGCATGTTCGTCGACGACTGGACGGCTACCATCGAGGCGTCGGTGGCGCTAAAGCAGCGTATTGTGGCCCAGGACCCGCTGGAGGCCGGCCCGCGCAAGCTGCTCAACTTCGGGCATACCGTGGGGCACGCGCTGGAGAGCTACCTGCTCACGCAGCCCGGCCGCGAAATCCTGCACGGCGAGGCCGTGGCGGCCGGCATGATCTGCGAGGCCTGGCTGAGCGTGCAGCGCGGCCTGCTGAGCGCCGCCGAGCTGGACCAGGTGGAAACCTTCCTGTTTTCGGTGTTTGAGAAGGTGCATTTTGTGAGCCTGGAAACCGACGCCATTGCCGAATACGCACTGCAGGACAAGAAAAACTCGGGCTCCGTCATCAACTGCACTCTGCTGGAAGGTATCGGGCGGGGCGTGTACGACCAGCCGGTTACGCTACACGACGTCGCCGAGTCGTTGCGCTACTACCACCGGCTGTAG
- a CDS encoding bifunctional 3-deoxy-7-phosphoheptulonate synthase/chorismate mutase type II yields MNTPAAASFFTSRLAAKGQPLLIAGPCSAETEEQVMTTARGLQALGNIDLFRAGIWKPRTRPGSFEGMGREALPWLQRVKAETGLPTTIEVATPRHVEEALAHGIDVLWIGARTTVNPFAVQELADALAGTGVPVMVKNPVNPDVALWAGALERLERAGITDLAAIHRGFSTFAPSRYRNAPTWMLPIELKTRFPHLPLICDPSHIGGRRDLLLPIAQKALDLDYDGLMIETHPDPDHALSDAEQQVTPQRLGEILTELKYRYRSSDNEDYLNKAEELRQKMDVADREIVEALARRMALVGELAEYKKENNVKILQLDRWQEIFSSRPEWAKKAGINEKFVAELYKLIHVESIRRQTEILQRPE; encoded by the coding sequence ATGAACACTCCTGCTGCTGCTTCTTTTTTCACGAGCCGCCTCGCTGCCAAAGGGCAGCCGCTGCTCATTGCCGGGCCCTGTTCCGCCGAAACCGAGGAACAGGTAATGACCACGGCGCGCGGCCTGCAGGCGCTGGGCAACATCGACCTGTTCCGGGCCGGCATCTGGAAGCCGCGCACCCGGCCGGGCTCCTTTGAGGGCATGGGCCGTGAGGCACTGCCGTGGCTGCAGCGCGTGAAAGCCGAAACCGGCCTGCCCACCACCATTGAGGTAGCCACGCCGCGCCACGTGGAAGAGGCCCTGGCGCACGGCATCGACGTGCTCTGGATTGGGGCCCGCACCACCGTCAATCCGTTTGCGGTGCAGGAGCTGGCCGACGCTCTGGCCGGCACCGGTGTGCCCGTGATGGTGAAGAACCCGGTGAACCCAGACGTGGCGCTGTGGGCCGGAGCGCTGGAGCGGCTGGAGCGCGCCGGCATCACCGACCTGGCCGCCATTCACCGCGGCTTCAGCACGTTTGCGCCTTCCCGCTACCGCAATGCGCCCACCTGGATGCTGCCCATCGAGCTGAAAACCCGCTTTCCGCACTTGCCGCTGATCTGCGACCCCAGCCATATCGGCGGCCGCCGCGACCTGCTGCTGCCCATCGCCCAGAAGGCCCTCGACCTCGACTACGACGGCCTAATGATTGAAACCCACCCTGACCCCGACCACGCCCTTTCGGATGCCGAGCAGCAGGTGACGCCGCAGCGCCTGGGTGAGATTCTAACTGAGCTGAAATACCGCTACCGATCTTCCGACAACGAAGACTACCTCAACAAAGCCGAGGAGCTGCGCCAGAAAATGGACGTGGCCGACCGCGAAATTGTAGAGGCCCTGGCCCGGCGCATGGCGCTGGTAGGCGAGCTGGCCGAGTACAAAAAGGAAAACAACGTGAAGATTCTGCAGCTCGACCGGTGGCAGGAAATCTTCAGCTCGCGGCCGGAATGGGCGAAAAAAGCCGGCATAAACGAGAAGTTTGTGGCCGAGCTCTACAAGCTTATCCACGTAGAAAGCATCCGGCGCCAGACCGAGATACTGCAGCGCCCGGAGTAA
- a CDS encoding proline dehydrogenase family protein has product MPTTQAPPVSFTDTAVAFASKSDAELRKMYALFAAMNNNTLVKTGGGMMKAALKWSLPGTKFLIKNSIFSQFCGGETIQECVPVVAELGRYHIGTILDYSVEGEGSDKSFDHTRDEILATLDLAHRSTHIPFSVFKVTGLADSALLEKVQAGTALTPAEQASYDRAHARVDAICHRAHQYGVRVFVDAEESWFQATIDNLAYEMMRKYNRESAIVWNTYQLYRQDRLDAIKQAHDNARQEGYYLGGKLVRGAYMEKEARVAAQRGYANPINPTKAATDQLYDDALRYCVEHVERISICAGTHNEDSSRLLTELMQQHDLAPNDPRIWFAQLYGMSDNLSYNLAHADYNTAKYVPYGPVDAVMPYLLRRADENTAIAGQSSREFRLIQKELRRRQGR; this is encoded by the coding sequence ATGCCCACAACCCAAGCCCCGCCTGTTTCCTTCACCGACACCGCCGTAGCCTTCGCCTCCAAGTCCGACGCCGAGCTGCGCAAGATGTATGCGCTGTTTGCGGCCATGAACAACAACACGCTGGTGAAAACCGGCGGTGGCATGATGAAGGCGGCCTTGAAATGGAGCCTGCCCGGCACCAAATTCCTGATCAAAAACTCCATTTTCAGCCAGTTTTGCGGGGGCGAAACCATTCAGGAATGTGTGCCAGTGGTGGCCGAGCTGGGCCGCTACCACATCGGCACCATCCTCGACTACTCGGTTGAGGGCGAAGGCAGCGACAAGAGCTTCGACCACACCCGCGACGAAATTCTGGCCACGCTGGATCTGGCGCACCGCTCCACGCACATTCCGTTTTCGGTGTTCAAGGTGACGGGCCTAGCCGACAGCGCCCTGCTGGAAAAGGTGCAGGCCGGCACGGCCCTCACGCCCGCTGAGCAGGCCAGCTACGACCGGGCCCACGCCCGCGTAGATGCCATCTGCCACCGGGCCCACCAGTATGGGGTGCGGGTGTTCGTAGATGCTGAGGAAAGCTGGTTTCAGGCCACTATCGACAACCTGGCCTACGAGATGATGCGCAAGTACAACCGCGAGTCTGCCATCGTCTGGAACACCTACCAGCTCTACCGCCAAGACCGGCTCGATGCTATTAAACAGGCCCACGACAATGCCCGGCAGGAAGGCTACTACCTGGGCGGAAAGCTGGTGCGGGGCGCTTACATGGAAAAAGAAGCCCGCGTGGCCGCGCAGCGCGGCTACGCCAATCCCATCAACCCCACCAAAGCCGCCACTGATCAGCTCTACGATGACGCCCTGCGCTACTGCGTAGAGCACGTGGAGCGCATCAGCATTTGTGCCGGCACCCACAACGAGGACAGTTCCCGCCTACTCACGGAGCTCATGCAGCAGCACGACCTCGCTCCCAACGACCCCCGCATCTGGTTTGCGCAGCTCTACGGCATGAGCGACAACCTGAGCTACAACCTGGCCCACGCCGATTACAACACGGCCAAATATGTGCCCTACGGCCCGGTAGATGCCGTGATGCCCTACCTGCTGCGCCGCGCCGACGAAAACACGGCCATTGCTGGCCAGAGCAGCCGGGAGTTCCGGCTCATTCAGAAAGAGTTGCGCCGCCGCCAGGGCCGGTAG